The Hydrogenobacter sp. T-2 region TACTACGGGCTCTCTCTACAAGATGTAGCAAAAGCGGTAGCAGGCTCTAATCTTGAAACAGGTGGTAAGTATTTAGAGCTAAATGGAAGGGAATTTATCATAAGGGCAGGGGGTTATGTGCGGGAAAAGGAGGATATAGAAAGGGCTGTTATAAAGGAAGTGGGAGGCATACCCATAAGGGTGGGGGACGTGGCTAAGGTGGTGGAAACTCCAGCCTTTAGGATGGGGACTGCGGACTACAACGGGATGGGTAATGTGGTGGGTGGCATAGTGGTAATGCGATATGGTGCGGATGCCTACAAAACCATACAGGAAGTTAAAGAAAAGCTAAAAGATATAAAAAGAGGACTACCAGAGGATGTAAATATAGTCCCAGTTTACGACCGGTCAGAGCTAATAGAGAGTGCGATAAAGCACCTTTGGAGAGTTCTCATTGAAGAGTCCGTTGTGGTAGTTCTTGTTATAGCGGTCTTCCTTCTAAACCTACCCCTTAGCTTTGCGGTGGTGGTCTTTTTGGTGATTTCCCTTCTTGGAACTTTTATACTCATGAACCACATGGGCGTCAATTCTAACATTATGTCCCTTGGTGGAATAGCCATAGCCATCGGGACTATGGTGGATGCGGGTATAGTGCTTGTGGAAGCCTTTTCAAGAAAGAGAGAAGAGGGCAAGGCTTTAAAGACAGCCATAGTTGAATCTGTCTCTGAGGTAGGGAAACCCATATTCTTTGCTTTGCTTGTAGTTGCGGTTTCCTTTGTCCCTATGTTAGCTCTAAAGGGTCAGGCGGGAAGGCTCTTTGAACCTCTTGTGATAACAAAAACCTTAGCCATGCTCGTGGCTTCTTTTCTCACTATTCTACTCTTTCCTGTCTTTCTTTATTACCTTGGGCGGTGGAAGGTTTTACCCGAAGAAAAAAACCCAGTGGTAAGGCTCCTCATAAGACTTTATACACCCCTTTTCCATCTCTCTATTAGGCTTAGGTATGCTCTTTTAATAGTTGCCCTTCTTTCAATACCAGCCACTTATCTGCTCTACAAAAACATAGGCAGGGAGTTTATGCCAGACCTAAGAGAGGGCACACTTCTTTATATGCCCATAACCGCACCGGGCATTTCCATACAAGAAGCTCAAAGGCTACTAATTCTTCAGGACAGGATAATAAAGAGCTTTCCCGAAGTGGAAAGCGTCTTTGGTAAGGTAGGAAGGGCAAACACCGCCACAGACCCAGCTCCCCTCTCTATGGTAGAGACCACCATAGTGCTAAAGCCTCAAAGCCAGTGGAGAGAGGGAATGACCTACGAAAGGCTTATATCTGAGCTTGATAAGGCTCTTCAGTTTCCTGGAGTAGTGAACAGCTGGACTATGCCCATAAAGGGTAGGATAGATATGATAACCACAGGCATAAGGACGCCCCTTGGTATAAAAGTCTACGGGAAAGACATTGATGAGCTTTCAAGACTTCTTGAGGAGCTGGAAAATGCCCTTCAAGGCATGGAAGGCGTTATGAGCCTCTATGCGGAAAGACTAAGCGGTGCCACATACATAGAGATAATTCCCCTCAGAGACAAGCTCGGCTTGTATGGGCTTAGCCTTGAAGAGCTAACCTCTGCGGTGGAAACCCTCTTAGCCAATAGTCCAGTGTCTGTCTATGTATCTGGCAGAGAAAGATACAACATAACCCTTGGAGTCCCAAGGGACTACAGAGAAAACCTTGAAAGCCTCGTCCTACCCTTAAAGGATAAACTCATTCCCCTTAAGGCGGTCGCAGAGCTCAGAAAGGTTGAAGGTCCTATGGAAATAAAGTCGGAGAAGGGCTTGCTGGTAGCCTATATTTACATATCACCAAAACCCGGTTCAGACCTTTTAAAGATAATAGAGGAAGGCAATAGACGAATACAAGAAAGCGTAAGCTTGCCTGCAGGCTACTATTACGAATGGAGCGGTCAGTTTGAATACTACAAAAAGGCTATGGAAGACCTCAAGGTAATAATTCCTCTTGTGCTTTTGAGCATAGTGCTTCTGGTCTATCTAAGTCTTGGAAGGCTCTTTGAAACCCTCTTGGTTCTCTTCATACTACCCTCTTCCCTATTTGGTGGCTTTTTTCTTATGTATCTTCTTGACTACAAACTGTCTGTGGCTTCCATAGCAGGCTTTCTGGCACTTCTTGGCATATCCGCAGAGATGGGTATAGTAATGGTAGTCTATATAATGAAAGCTCTTGAAGAAGACAAAGGGAAGAACCTCTACCAAGCCATATACGAAGGTGCGGTAAAGAGGATTAGACCAAAGAGTATGACCATGCTTACTATAGTAGCCGGCTTGCTACCAGCGGTATATCTTCAGGGAACGGGTGCGGAGGTGATATCACGCATAGCCCTTCCCATGCTTGGAGGCGTTATATCCTCCTTCTTCACTGCTCTTTTTATAGTGCCAGCACTGTATACTTTTAAAAGATGAAAGGTAAGGACTTTCTCGCACTCAATGTGGGTTTTAACCTTCTTGGTGGGATAATTGCTGGTCTTTTAGTGGGCTATGCCTTTGACAAGTGGCTTATGGAGAGCCTCTTTGGGCTAAAAACCTTTCCCTTCGGAATGCTCTTTTTCTTCTTTGTAGGCATAATCTCAGGCTTTAGGAATGCTTACAGGGATTTGAAAAGAATTGAATGAGCCTTTCTTTGACTTGTGTAGGTATGGAGCATATCTTCCCTCCCTTTACGGTGCAGTGCTTTGTGCTACCCTTTGCCTTTATCGTTTCTGAAGACCTAAGAAGGTATTGAAAAGAAAAGGTAAAGCGGTCTAAATGTGAAAGCGTGATCTCAATCTCAAACTCCTCATCATAACGCAAAGGTTTTATAAAGTCGCAGTTTGCAGAAAGCAAGACCACATCTATGCCTTCCTCTCTTAGCTTTGAGTAAGGATAGCCCAAAGACCTCAGGAGCTCTCCTCGTGCTTCTTCAAAGTATCTAAAGTGGTTAGAGTGGTGCACTATCCCTTGGGCGTCTGTTTCGTAAAACTGAACCCTTCTGCGGTATATAAACACAAAGATATTTTATCCAAACCTTCCTGTTATGTAGTCTTCTGTGAGTTTCTTCTCAGGCTTTGTGAAAATCTTCTCTGTGGGTCCAAACTCCACAAGCTCTCCAAGATACATAAAGGCAGTGTAGTCCGATATCCTCGCAGCCTGTTGCATGTTATGGGTCACTATCACTATGGTAACCCTCTGCTTTAGCTCCACTATAAGGTCCTCTATTTTGGCGGTGGATATTGGGTCAAGGGCTGAGGTGGGCTCGTCAAAGAGAAGGACTTCGGGCTCTACCGCTATGGCTCTGGCTATACAAAGCCTTTGCTGTTGACCTCCAGAAAGGGAATAGGCGTTTGTATGAAGCCTATCCTTTACTTCATCCCAGAGAGCTGAACCTACAAGAGCCTTTTCTACCGCTTCGTCAAGTAGCTTTTTGTTCTTTATACCCCTTATCTTAAGACCATAAGCGACGTTTTCGTATATGCTCTTGGGAAAAGGGTTAGGCTTCTGGAAAACCATACCTATACGCATTCTAACCCTTAGTGGGTCTGTCTTTGAGTCTACAAGGTTCACACCGTCAGGATGTATTATTATCTCACCCTCATAACGAGCTCCCGGATATAGGTCGTGCATACGGTTAAAGGCTCTCAGAAGGGTAGTTTTGCCACAGCCAGAGGGTCCTATTATGGCAGTTACTTTCTTTTCATATATGGGAAAGTTTATGTTCTTTAGAGCGTGAAAACTACCGTAGTAGAAGTTAAAGTTTTTCGCTTCAAGTTTAACCTTAGCTGGTCCTGCACTTTGCACCGCTTTCCGCTCCTCTAACATTTTAGCAGGATTTACCATTGGTATTTCCTCCTTACTTTAAACCTTAAATAGAAGGCTATGGAGTTCATTAAAAGGGCTATCACAAGCAGGATAAAGCCTGCGGCAGCTGCGTTGGTGTGAAAGGCAGCCTGAGGTCTTGAAACCCAGTTGAACATTTGTATGGGTAAAACCGTAAAGGGAGACTTAAGCATTCCAATGAAGTCTTCCCAAGGTGCTGGTGGCAGGAAGGCTATAAAGGTTAGAGCTCCTATGGTTATGAGTGGTGCGGTCTCTCCTATAGCCCTTGAAGCTGCGATTATAAGCCCAGTGAGTATTCCACCAATTGAGTAGGGCAGTATATGGTGGAAAAGGGTTTCCCATCTTGTAGCTCCTAAGGCGTAGGCGGCTTCCCTTATGGAACGCGGAATTCTCCTAATAGACTCTCTTGTGGAGACCACCACAACGGGTAACATGAGAAGACCAAGAGTAAGACCTGCGGTAAGTATGCTTTCTCCGAACTCAAACCTGTATACGAATATTCCTAAAGCTAATAGACCGTATACTATAGAAGGCACTGCGGCGAGGTTTGATATGTTTGCCTCTATTATTCTTGCTATCTTTCCCTTACCTCCATACTCCTCAAGGTATATGCCCGCTGGAATGCCTATAAGGACAGCCCAAAAGATTGCCCCTGCCATGACTAAAACCGTTCCAACCCAAGCGGAGAGTATTCCCGCCTGGTCTGGAAACCTTGAGGGAAAAGAGGTGTAGAAGTTAGGGTCTTTTATTCTCACCCATCCGTCAATGAGAAGGTCTACAGCTATAGCAAAGAGGAAGAGTAGAACCAGAAAGGTTGCAATAAGTCCAAGTATTTCAAAAAGCTTATCCCTCTTCTTTACGCCCTTTGTGTAGCCTTCTATGTCAAACTCTTTTAGCCTTGTCTCTAACTCTCCTCTAACTTCGATACCCTGTTCCATCTTAATACCCCACTGTTTTGGATTTTAAGTAAACCGCTATGGAGTTTAGTATCAGGGTTATACCAAAGAGCATAAAGCCTGCAGCAAATATGGATAGATACTCAAAAGAGCCAAAGGGCAAGTCTCCAAGAGCTACTTGAACTATGTATCCTGTTATAGTCTGAACTGGCTCAAGAGGGTTAGCGGTTATTTGAGGATACATACCAGCTGCTACTGCCACCACCATAGTTTCACCTATCGCCCTCGAAAACCCAAGAAGGTACGCGGAAAGCACTCCGGACTTTGCAGCAGGAAGAACTACAAACAGAGCGGTTCTGAGCTTAGAAGCTCCAAGGGAATAGGATGCCTCCCTTAGGTATTGGGGGACACCCTTAAAGGCGTCCTCTATCATGGATGCGGTGTAGGGAAGTATCATTATACCTATGACTATGCCAGGGGATAGGGCATTCATACCTTCCACGTATATACCGAAGGGCGCAAGAAGTTTGCTAAGTATGGGGGTGACGAACAATAGGGCAAAGTAACCATAAACCACTGTGGGAACTGCCTCAAGAAAGTCAAGCCAGGGCTTTACCGTTTCTCTAACCTTCCAACTTGCGTATTCGCTCAAGTATATGGCTACTACTATCCCAAGAGGAATAGAAATCAACATTGATATAAAAGCAATAATAAAGGTACCGTTAACCAAAGGCCATATACCTATCTGCTTATAGTAGAATGTGGGAGTCCATTGAGTTTCCGTAAAGAACCTTATAAGTGAAGTGGGAAAGCCACCCCCTTCGGGGTGGGTGAAGAACCTTACGGTGTCTACCAACAAAACCCAGACTATGGCAAAGGTTATGAAGATGGACACAGCCCCCATAAGCATCAAGAAAAGATACAGGGCTATGTCTATTGACTTTTTAACTCCTATGGAGAGTGTCATTGCTTGGCTTCCCTCTTAAGAAGTTCATCTATGGTAAGACCAACCTCTGGCTCACCACCAAAGACGGTGCCGAGCACTCTCTTGTTGAACCTTTCTTCTGCCATCTTGTAAGCCCTGTCAGGAAGGGCTATGTATCCCACTTGTCTGGCTATCTTGCCTGCGTTTTTGAGATAAAACTCTACAAACTCTCTTACCTCAGGTCTTTCTTGCACAGCCTTTGCGTTTACATATATAAAGAGTGGTCTGGAGAGGGGTTGGTATGTGCCGTTTTGGACTGTTTGGTATGTGGGTGCTACACACTGACCAGTCTTAGGGTTTCTTATCTGTATAGCCTTTACCTTACCCTTGTTTTCTTCCACATAGGCAAGTCCAAAGTAGCAGAGAGCACCCCTTTCTCTTTGGGCAAACTGCACAAGCACATTGTCGTCTTCAGATGCAAGGTAGTCACCTCTTGAAGACTTTGCCTTACCCACTATTGCTTCGGTAAAGTAGTCAAAGGTTCCAGAGTCAGAACCAGGTCCACAGAGCTTTATTTCCTGTCTGGGCCAATTGGGGTCAAGGTCTGACCACATCATCCTTTTGCCCTGAGATTCAGGCTTCCATACTTCTTTGAGCTGATCTACTGTCATGCAGGTTGCCCAGTTGTTTCTTGGGTTTACAACCACCGCAAGACCGTCGTAGGCTACAGGAAGTTCAATATACTGAACGCCGTTCCTTCTGCACTCTTCCATTTCCCTTGCAAGTATGGGTCTTGAGGCGTTGGATATGTCCGTTTCGCCTCTGCAGAACTTCTTAAAGCCACCACCTGTGCCAGATATACCCACGGTGACCTTTACCGCACCCCTCTTTGCCTTTTGGAACTCTTCCGCTACACCCTCTGTTAAGGGATAAACGGTGGAAGAACCGTCAACCCTGATTATCTGCTGTGCCTTTGCGGGCACGGACAAGAGAGCCAAAGCTCCCATTGAGAGGACAGCACTTTTTAGCATCCTCTTTCTCATTTTACCACCTCCTTAAGGATTTTGCTATAAGTTTACAGGTTAATTGTTAAGATTTCGTTAAGAAACTCCACCAATAGCACGCTTCCTCTGTAGGACTTTGCCTTTTTCTTCAGTTGTGCGGACCTCTTGGATACATCGAGAGGGTCCTTAGACCCCTTTAAAAGAACCGCAGAGACTGAAGCCACCGGAAACTCCTTAAGCTCATCATCCCTGCCTCTTGCAAGATAGTAGCCTCTTTCTCTATCCTCGGGACTATAAAACTCAAGAAGCTTTTCCTGAATTTCTCTTATTAGTCCCAGAAGCTTTTCCTTTGCGGTTTCCAAACTCATATCCCACAGAAGAATTACAAAGTCATCACCCCCTATATGACCTACGAATACACGATCTGTGTTTAACCTGCGCAAGTCTTCCAATAGAAAACCAACCCTCTTTATCATCTGGTCTCCAGCATAGAAGCCGTAGGCATCATTAAAAGCCTTAAAGTTATCAAGGTCCATGTAGCAAACCCAAAACTCTTCTTTAGAGCCGAGCTCTTTTATCTTCTCTTCTATAAGCCTGTTGCCAGGAAGATAGGTAAGGGGGTTTACATCCGCAAGCTCTTTTGCAAGGGTTCTATAAAAGTAGTCAAGAAGGTTGTTTCGCTCAACAACCTTTATATGGTCGCTCTCTTCCAAGAGGAACAGCTGGTATTTTGAATTTATTATAAGGTCAAAGAGGTTTTTCGTATCTGCCTTCTCTGGTCTAAGTATGGGAAGGCTTTGAAAACTCAAGAAAAGGTCTTTTTCTTTTTCTATGACCTCTATTAGGTCTTTGTAGTGATAAAGGTTTCTTTTTTTTGTGTCTACTTGGCTTTTGAGCCTCCAGAGGTCTACCATGTATCTATCTTCTCCTACCTGTAAAATTACATACCTATCTACACTATTCTCCACACTTTCCATGAAAATGTGAAACTTTTCCGTAGGCTGAAACCTTAGGCTATTAAGTCTTCTACCATTTAGGCAATTGCCATTGCATATCTTAGCTAATTTTACATTGGGTGTAAAATCTCTTGCCTTGGAGGCTGTAAGAGGCTCTGAAAAGTAAAAGCCCTGGACAAGTTGAACACTAAAGTCGTGGTATATGGTCATAAGGTCTTCTTCCTTTTCCAGTCCTTCGTATATGGGTTTTGCGCCTATGTTTGTGCATACTTCAGAAAGAACTTTTATAAGGTTGTATTTTATCTTGCTTTTCGAGACACCGTCCACCAATTCTCTGGGTATTTTTACATAATCCAAGAGACCTTCAAGCTCCAAAAGCTGGTTTATGGAGTTAAAGCCCGTGCCTATGTCATCTATGGCTATTCCGAAACCAAGTTCTCTGTAGTATTTTATAGCCTTTTGGAGAAGGCTCATATCCTGTACCCTGACCGCCTCATTAAGCTCAAGAACCACCCTTGAGGGGCTAAGACCTGCATTTGAGAGATATGAAAGCGTATGCCCCTTTCCTATGTATTCGGAAACCAAATAATCAGGGAACACGTTGATGAATAAATACCCTTTCATACCTGAAAAACTTTCTATAGCCAACTTCCTGCACATGAGGTCAAGCTCTGGTAGAAAGCCAATGTTCTCAGCCATTTTGAATACTTTGATAGGCTTTACTGGAACATTTTCCAATCTAAATCTACTCAAAGCCTCATAGGCAAATACATCAGACTCCACAAGGTCCACAATTGGCTGGTAATAGGGTTCTATGCTTAGCTGTGAAAGAAACTCCCTTTTTGCGTAGGTTTTTAGCTCATTCTGAAGCATCTCTTAGCCTTTTATGAAGATGCATATTGGCCCTTGACCTAACCACGGGATAGCGGTGTTTGGCAAGCTCTCTGAGAAGCCTCACTGCTTCTGGCGAGCTCATCCTTGAGAGGGCATCCGCTATCTCCATAAGGATTATAGGATCTGTTTCTCTGTTTATCATAATTTCAAGGTGGGGCAAAGCCATCTCTAAGTCCTTCCTGCCTACGGTATATATGACGTTCTTTTTCATATCCTTGACGGGATGTTCCAAAGCCATGATGAGTTTGTATTCGTAAGGAAGCTCATGAAATTCTGTGAGGTCATAAGCACAGTTGGGGCAGACCTTGTCATCCTTTGAAACCACGCTCCAGCAAGCGGGACAAAAGTATAGAATTGGATGGTCTGGGTCGTATTTTACAACCTTGAGCTTGTTTTTTTCTTCTATGATAGAAAGCACATCAATGGGTTCTAAGTTGGTATTTCCAAAGGATACCACATAAAGCTCGTAGAAGGGTGAATCCTTCTCAAAACCTTCTGAGTAGACCTCCTCTTCCTGCATGAGGACCTTATAGCCATATTTTTCTGCGGAGACGCTTACGAGCAGAAGTGTGGAGTTTAAGGCTCTTAAGGGGACTGCCTGATATTCTTCGTAAACACCTGCAAGCTCTGGCTCAAGAATCATTAAAGACAATAGCTCCTCAGAAAGCTCGTAAACTCTCAATATGCATGTATCTTTACTTAGGTCTTCAATGAGGGTTTTGAGGGCGTCCAAACCCTTTAGACCTGCATAGTCCACATAAAGCACAAATCCCTTTTGGAGAAGCACTATACCTTTTATGAGTTTTACCCTGTTTTCCACCACCATGTAACCTGTTACCTCAAAGTCTATGAGCTTTTTGAAAAACTCCCTTATGTTGAAGTTTATACTTTCAAGGTTTATCCAAAGAGGTCTGTCGCTGTAGAGGGGTATTCTATGTCTTTCATACATTCCGAAGGCATGTATAAGGAAGTTCTCTGTAGCTTGATAGAAACTTATAAGCTCAAAATCCTCAGGCAGTTCTCCATAGGGCTTTCCCTCAAGCACAGGCAAGAAGCCAAGGTCTTGTAGCTTTTGCACCATAAAATAACCGCTTTTGAGAGAGCTTCTAACAGACTCCAAGAGCCAAGAGAGGTTTAGCATATCCCTATGAAAGGGCCCATATAGAGGCTTGAGCCTAAGGCTTTGGTCAGCCAGCAGTAGCTTTTGCATTCAAAGCCTCCTTAAGGACTGCCCTGAAGGTCTCCGCCACACCCATGCCCGCTGTAGCAACCGCTTCCACAATGGGAAGGTTGCCAAAAGCCACCATTACCTCTTCTGGACTTAGCTTTCCTA contains the following coding sequences:
- a CDS encoding efflux RND transporter permease subunit translates to MSRFVELLLKYRLAILILIAFILVYGFYAIRKTPIDALPDLTDTQVILYSEWMGQSPQVIENQLTYPLSSAMLGLPRVKAVRGYSVPNYSLVYVIFEDGTDLYWARSRVLEKLSSIRSQLPYQARVELGPDATGLGWIYQYVVYSEKRSLDELWSLQNFYIKYALLSVPNVAEVASVGGFEREYRVTLKPELLTYYGLSLQDVAKAVAGSNLETGGKYLELNGREFIIRAGGYVREKEDIERAVIKEVGGIPIRVGDVAKVVETPAFRMGTADYNGMGNVVGGIVVMRYGADAYKTIQEVKEKLKDIKRGLPEDVNIVPVYDRSELIESAIKHLWRVLIEESVVVVLVIAVFLLNLPLSFAVVVFLVISLLGTFILMNHMGVNSNIMSLGGIAIAIGTMVDAGIVLVEAFSRKREEGKALKTAIVESVSEVGKPIFFALLVVAVSFVPMLALKGQAGRLFEPLVITKTLAMLVASFLTILLFPVFLYYLGRWKVLPEEKNPVVRLLIRLYTPLFHLSIRLRYALLIVALLSIPATYLLYKNIGREFMPDLREGTLLYMPITAPGISIQEAQRLLILQDRIIKSFPEVESVFGKVGRANTATDPAPLSMVETTIVLKPQSQWREGMTYERLISELDKALQFPGVVNSWTMPIKGRIDMITTGIRTPLGIKVYGKDIDELSRLLEELENALQGMEGVMSLYAERLSGATYIEIIPLRDKLGLYGLSLEELTSAVETLLANSPVSVYVSGRERYNITLGVPRDYRENLESLVLPLKDKLIPLKAVAELRKVEGPMEIKSEKGLLVAYIYISPKPGSDLLKIIEEGNRRIQESVSLPAGYYYEWSGQFEYYKKAMEDLKVIIPLVLLSIVLLVYLSLGRLFETLLVLFILPSSLFGGFFLMYLLDYKLSVASIAGFLALLGISAEMGIVMVVYIMKALEEDKGKNLYQAIYEGAVKRIRPKSMTMLTIVAGLLPAVYLQGTGAEVISRIALPMLGGVISSFFTALFIVPALYTFKR
- a CDS encoding GGDEF domain-containing protein, whose translation is MLQNELKTYAKREFLSQLSIEPYYQPIVDLVESDVFAYEALSRFRLENVPVKPIKVFKMAENIGFLPELDLMCRKLAIESFSGMKGYLFINVFPDYLVSEYIGKGHTLSYLSNAGLSPSRVVLELNEAVRVQDMSLLQKAIKYYRELGFGIAIDDIGTGFNSINQLLELEGLLDYVKIPRELVDGVSKSKIKYNLIKVLSEVCTNIGAKPIYEGLEKEEDLMTIYHDFSVQLVQGFYFSEPLTASKARDFTPNVKLAKICNGNCLNGRRLNSLRFQPTEKFHIFMESVENSVDRYVILQVGEDRYMVDLWRLKSQVDTKKRNLYHYKDLIEVIEKEKDLFLSFQSLPILRPEKADTKNLFDLIINSKYQLFLLEESDHIKVVERNNLLDYFYRTLAKELADVNPLTYLPGNRLIEEKIKELGSKEEFWVCYMDLDNFKAFNDAYGFYAGDQMIKRVGFLLEDLRRLNTDRVFVGHIGGDDFVILLWDMSLETAKEKLLGLIREIQEKLLEFYSPEDRERGYYLARGRDDELKEFPVASVSAVLLKGSKDPLDVSKRSAQLKKKAKSYRGSVLLVEFLNEILTINL
- a CDS encoding AtpZ/AtpI family protein encodes the protein MKGKDFLALNVGFNLLGGIIAGLLVGYAFDKWLMESLFGLKTFPFGMLFFFFVGIISGFRNAYRDLKRIE
- the pstC gene encoding phosphate ABC transporter permease subunit PstC — translated: MTLSIGVKKSIDIALYLFLMLMGAVSIFITFAIVWVLLVDTVRFFTHPEGGGFPTSLIRFFTETQWTPTFYYKQIGIWPLVNGTFIIAFISMLISIPLGIVVAIYLSEYASWKVRETVKPWLDFLEAVPTVVYGYFALLFVTPILSKLLAPFGIYVEGMNALSPGIVIGIMILPYTASMIEDAFKGVPQYLREASYSLGASKLRTALFVVLPAAKSGVLSAYLLGFSRAIGETMVVAVAAGMYPQITANPLEPVQTITGYIVQVALGDLPFGSFEYLSIFAAGFMLFGITLILNSIAVYLKSKTVGY
- the pstB gene encoding phosphate ABC transporter ATP-binding protein PstB: MLEERKAVQSAGPAKVKLEAKNFNFYYGSFHALKNINFPIYEKKVTAIIGPSGCGKTTLLRAFNRMHDLYPGARYEGEIIIHPDGVNLVDSKTDPLRVRMRIGMVFQKPNPFPKSIYENVAYGLKIRGIKNKKLLDEAVEKALVGSALWDEVKDRLHTNAYSLSGGQQQRLCIARAIAVEPEVLLFDEPTSALDPISTAKIEDLIVELKQRVTIVIVTHNMQQAARISDYTAFMYLGELVEFGPTEKIFTKPEKKLTEDYITGRFG
- a CDS encoding PstS family phosphate ABC transporter substrate-binding protein translates to MRKRMLKSAVLSMGALALLSVPAKAQQIIRVDGSSTVYPLTEGVAEEFQKAKRGAVKVTVGISGTGGGFKKFCRGETDISNASRPILAREMEECRRNGVQYIELPVAYDGLAVVVNPRNNWATCMTVDQLKEVWKPESQGKRMMWSDLDPNWPRQEIKLCGPGSDSGTFDYFTEAIVGKAKSSRGDYLASEDDNVLVQFAQRERGALCYFGLAYVEENKGKVKAIQIRNPKTGQCVAPTYQTVQNGTYQPLSRPLFIYVNAKAVQERPEVREFVEFYLKNAGKIARQVGYIALPDRAYKMAEERFNKRVLGTVFGGEPEVGLTIDELLKREAKQ
- the pstA gene encoding phosphate ABC transporter permease PstA; the encoded protein is MEQGIEVRGELETRLKEFDIEGYTKGVKKRDKLFEILGLIATFLVLLFLFAIAVDLLIDGWVRIKDPNFYTSFPSRFPDQAGILSAWVGTVLVMAGAIFWAVLIGIPAGIYLEEYGGKGKIARIIEANISNLAAVPSIVYGLLALGIFVYRFEFGESILTAGLTLGLLMLPVVVVSTRESIRRIPRSIREAAYALGATRWETLFHHILPYSIGGILTGLIIAASRAIGETAPLITIGALTFIAFLPPAPWEDFIGMLKSPFTVLPIQMFNWVSRPQAAFHTNAAAAGFILLVIALLMNSIAFYLRFKVRRKYQW
- a CDS encoding acyl-CoA thioesterase translates to MFIYRRRVQFYETDAQGIVHHSNHFRYFEEARGELLRSLGYPYSKLREEGIDVVLLSANCDFIKPLRYDEEFEIEITLSHLDRFTFSFQYLLRSSETIKAKGSTKHCTVKGGKICSIPTQVKERLIQFFSNPCKHS
- a CDS encoding HEAT repeat domain-containing protein — translated: MQKLLLADQSLRLKPLYGPFHRDMLNLSWLLESVRSSLKSGYFMVQKLQDLGFLPVLEGKPYGELPEDFELISFYQATENFLIHAFGMYERHRIPLYSDRPLWINLESINFNIREFFKKLIDFEVTGYMVVENRVKLIKGIVLLQKGFVLYVDYAGLKGLDALKTLIEDLSKDTCILRVYELSEELLSLMILEPELAGVYEEYQAVPLRALNSTLLLVSVSAEKYGYKVLMQEEEVYSEGFEKDSPFYELYVVSFGNTNLEPIDVLSIIEEKNKLKVVKYDPDHPILYFCPACWSVVSKDDKVCPNCAYDLTEFHELPYEYKLIMALEHPVKDMKKNVIYTVGRKDLEMALPHLEIMINRETDPIILMEIADALSRMSSPEAVRLLRELAKHRYPVVRSRANMHLHKRLRDASE